CGTTCACGTCCAGCTGTTCCATACGTGCTGTAGGAAAACGAGCGCCTTCAATCCAGTCGTCCTCAGGCTGCCGCGCCGACGTACAGCGCGACGACCAAGAAGATCCAGACGGCATCGACGAAGTGCCAGTACATAGAGACTGTGCTCACGGACGTGTGACGGTGCTCGGTGTACTGGCCAGCGAGGCCGCGAGCGTAGATAATTCCCAACAGAATGGCCCCGAGCGTCACGTGGGCACCGTGGAGGCCTGTCAACCCGTAGAAGGCGCTCCCGAACGTCCCTTCAGTGATCGAAAAGCCCTCGCCGATGATGAACTCGTAGTACTCGTAGGCTTGGCCGGCGATGAATACGACTCCCAGGGCCAACGTCACGCCGAGCAACTGCATGAAGCGTTTGCGATTCCCTCGGCGGAGATAGACGTGGGCGAAGTGTAGCGTCACACTGCTGGCGATCAGGATTGTAGTGTTGATCAAGACGAGACTGCCAAGCAGGTGGGGCAGTTCCTGGGGCGGCCACGCGCCAGCCCGAATGAAAAAGTAATAGACGAACCCGGCGCCGAAGGTGGCGATCTCCGAACCCAGGAACAGCAACATCCCAAACCGGAGCGCACTGGATGAACGCGTCGCGGTCCCTCGCTCCCAGAAGTCGGCGACGAAGGCGTGATACAACCAGCCGTACATCCCGACCAACAACAGCAGGACGCTGCCTGCGATCGTCGCCGGCCCGACGATCGAGCCAACCAGCGCGTCTTCGCCCATGCCGAGTACCCACAACGCGACCCCGACGTAGAAGCCCGCCCCGCCGACAGCGGTGATGAAGGGCCACCAGCTGGCCTCGCCGAACCCGCGGGGCCAGTCCTCCTCGGCGGGGAGGTGATGGCCGTCGTGTCCGTCTGAATCCTCTACGATGCTCATGGGAACTGCTACCCAACCGACGGCTAAAAAGCCACCTTCGGGGGACCCTTTTGCCGGCGTCCGGCCTGTGAGGGCGCTCCCGGACGCCACCGTTCGGAACTTACAGGTCCCCGACCGCCGTAGGCGCTGGCAATGGACTGGCGCCCTGGACGTGTGCTGGCCCGATCAGCGTCGGCAGGTGGGTGGGTCGTCGCGTTCCTCGTCGTCACTGGATCGGGGCGCGCTCACGGCGGCAGCCTGGGGGCGGCCGCACGGGAGTCAGTCACCGTCCCGACGTGGCTGTTTTTGCTCACCGGCGGGGCGGCCGTCGGGGCGTCGTTCTTGTTGGCCTCGTTCGTCACCGACCGACGCCTGATCGATGCGCTGCACGACTGGCAAGTGGCGATCCCGGTTCCCCGCTCAGGCTTGCCCATTGCCCTGGTCCGCATCGTGGGCGTCCTGGGCCTCGTTGGCATCGTGGCGATCGGCTACCTGGGACCGACCCAGGGACTGGGTAATCTCGCCGTCCTCGCCGTCTGGGTCGGCTGGTGGGCGGGCTATACGGCCACGACATACCTGCTGGGTGGCACCTGGCACGTTCTCAACCCCTGGCGGACGATCGCGACCTGGCTGCCGTCCCTCGATCGATCGCTGCCGAACGTGGGGGCCTGGCCGAGCGTCGTCGGCCTCCTCACGCTCATCTGGATCGAAGTAGTGAGTCCGCTTGCGGACGCGCCCGCGTTGCTCTCGACCGTGGTCTTGGGATACTCCGCCGTGACACTTGGCGGGGCTGTCGTCTTTAGCTCTGAAACGTGGTTCGAGCGTGTCGACCCGGTGACCCGCGTGTTCCACTACTACGGCCACGTCGCGCCGATCGCGACCGGGCAGACGGCAACGGCCACTGATCGAGCGACCCTTGAGGGGGGCCGGCTCTCGGTCCGGGGGCCAGGCATCGGGCTGACGCGAGCCAACCTGGTCGGGGACACCAGTGAGGTCGCCTTCGTCGTCGCGCTACTGTGGTCGACGACCTACGACGGGTTCGTGACGACGCCCGCCTGGCGGGCGATGGCGCGTCCACTGGTCGAGGTGGGTATCCCGGCTCACCTCTTGTATCCGCTCGTCCTCGTCGCAGGGTTCGTGTTCTTCCTTGCAATCTACCGCCTCGCCGCCCAATACGCCCGGCAGACCGGCGAGACGTACACGTCCGCGCGAACTCTTGCCAGGCGATTTGCTCCGCCGCTGGTCGCGATCGCGGCCGGGTACCATCTCGCCCACTACCTGGGCTACTTCCTCTCACTGGTGCCCGTGCTGGTGACGGTCCTCGGTTCGCCGCTATCGGCCCCCGCGACCGTGCCCGTCCTCTCGCTGCCGGGGTGGTTCGGCGCGGTCCCGGTCGCGAGCGTCCTTGCGGGCCACCTGCTTGCGATCTGGATCGCCCACGCGACCGCCTTCGAGTTATTCCCGGGCCGCTTGCAGGCGATCCGAAGCCAGTACCC
The sequence above is drawn from the Halorhabdus sp. CBA1104 genome and encodes:
- a CDS encoding heme-copper oxidase subunit III; the protein is MSIVEDSDGHDGHHLPAEEDWPRGFGEASWWPFITAVGGAGFYVGVALWVLGMGEDALVGSIVGPATIAGSVLLLLVGMYGWLYHAFVADFWERGTATRSSSALRFGMLLFLGSEIATFGAGFVYYFFIRAGAWPPQELPHLLGSLVLINTTILIASSVTLHFAHVYLRRGNRKRFMQLLGVTLALGVVFIAGQAYEYYEFIIGEGFSITEGTFGSAFYGLTGLHGAHVTLGAILLGIIYARGLAGQYTEHRHTSVSTVSMYWHFVDAVWIFLVVALYVGAAA